One genomic window of Novosphingobium aureum includes the following:
- a CDS encoding IS1595 family transposase encodes MTKRSPSASPEFSVREFFQRFPDEQACLDHIMTVRFGGTMMDCPKCGAESQFHKLRERRVYACPHCLHQIAPTANTILHDTRTPLVSWFYAMYLFCTTRHGVSGKELQRQLGVTYKTAYRIGQQIRDLTSKAQGFDALLAGHVELDEAYVGGRRSGKRGRGAAGKTIVMGLAERDGRMKAVVIPDVKKDTLRNVVLDNVEPGSVVSTDELVSYGLLTDDGYTHGAVKHGKKEYAHYDYRSGETFHVNTVEGFWKLFKASVRSTHVQISSKHMQRYLDEFTFRATNRNRVNGMFDLLVGAL; translated from the coding sequence TTCTGCCAGCCCCGAGTTCTCGGTTCGCGAGTTCTTCCAGCGCTTTCCTGATGAGCAAGCCTGCCTCGATCACATCATGACTGTGCGCTTTGGCGGCACGATGATGGATTGCCCCAAGTGTGGTGCGGAAAGCCAGTTCCACAAGCTGCGTGAGCGCCGCGTGTATGCTTGCCCGCACTGCCTTCACCAGATCGCGCCCACGGCTAACACCATCCTGCACGACACGCGCACCCCGCTCGTTTCGTGGTTCTATGCCATGTATCTGTTCTGCACGACGCGTCATGGCGTGAGTGGCAAGGAACTGCAGCGACAGCTTGGTGTCACGTACAAGACCGCTTACCGCATCGGACAGCAAATCCGCGATCTGACGAGCAAGGCGCAGGGCTTTGACGCCCTTCTGGCTGGCCATGTCGAACTCGATGAAGCCTATGTTGGCGGTCGCCGTTCGGGCAAGCGTGGTCGCGGCGCTGCTGGCAAGACCATCGTCATGGGCCTTGCTGAACGTGATGGTCGCATGAAAGCTGTGGTTATCCCTGACGTTAAGAAGGACACGCTGCGCAACGTGGTGCTTGATAACGTGGAACCCGGTTCGGTCGTCTCGACTGACGAACTGGTGTCCTACGGCTTACTCACCGACGATGGTTACACGCATGGCGCTGTGAAGCATGGCAAGAAGGAATATGCCCACTACGATTACCGCTCAGGCGAGACGTTCCACGTAAACACCGTGGAAGGCTTCTGGAAGTTGTTCAAGGCTTCAGTGCGGTCAACCCATGTGCAGATCAGCAGCAAACACATGCAGCGTTATCTGGACGAGTTCACTTTCCGCGCGACGAACCGGAACCGCGTGAACGGGATGTTTGACCTTCTGGTAGGGGCACTGTGA
- a CDS encoding FRG domain-containing protein encodes MTKIKVHEPKSLTKLLEIIEDYQSNREIVWYRGVNNSSYKLEPSIKRTRFKATEETILNIEKKVSSIFSQRSPPFVRENFSSDWRMLFFMQHYGIPTRLLDWSESPFVALYFALSGAKRHKTNNSPLSDATLWMCDPKSWNKASLNHISFDGDILDENCEEIKSYAPSTDINIRATKPVMIHGTHNSARIVAQRGVFALFGNPIIPLTHV; translated from the coding sequence GTGACGAAAATAAAAGTTCACGAGCCAAAATCTTTAACTAAACTTCTTGAAATTATCGAAGATTATCAGAGCAACAGAGAGATAGTTTGGTATAGGGGCGTTAATAACAGCTCTTATAAACTTGAGCCTTCAATAAAAAGAACAAGATTTAAGGCCACTGAAGAAACGATTTTGAATATAGAAAAAAAGGTATCTTCGATATTTTCACAAAGATCCCCACCTTTCGTTAGAGAAAACTTCTCCAGTGACTGGAGAATGCTGTTTTTTATGCAGCATTATGGAATACCTACACGTTTATTAGATTGGTCAGAAAGCCCGTTCGTCGCGTTATATTTTGCACTATCGGGAGCAAAGAGACATAAAACCAATAATTCCCCCCTATCTGATGCGACCCTTTGGATGTGTGATCCAAAGTCTTGGAACAAAGCATCGCTAAATCACATCTCTTTCGACGGTGATATATTGGACGAGAATTGCGAAGAAATAAAATCTTACGCACCATCTACCGATATAAATATACGCGCAACAAAACCGGTAATGATACACGGAACACATAATTCAGCAAGAATTGTCGCGCAACGGGGGGTCTTTGCACTATTTGGGAACCCGATTATCCCCCTGACCCACGTTTGA
- a CDS encoding septal ring lytic transglycosylase RlpA family protein — MAGLVTLPLAGPVHADASAIAETALAPVSAAPVAAAAAISEATSANAAGALTVSQPVVQALPVEAEPEFEAYGKGRASYYGARFAGNPTASGEIFDPEAMTAAHRTLPFGTQVQVTNPANGESVVVTINDRGPFHGNRVIDLSKAAARELGLIRRGSGVVELALLADN; from the coding sequence ATGGCCGGGCTGGTTACGCTGCCCCTCGCCGGACCGGTCCACGCGGACGCATCGGCCATCGCCGAGACCGCGCTCGCTCCCGTCAGCGCAGCCCCCGTCGCGGCTGCCGCAGCGATCTCCGAGGCGACCTCGGCAAACGCCGCAGGCGCACTCACCGTCTCGCAGCCCGTGGTCCAGGCCCTGCCCGTCGAGGCCGAGCCCGAGTTCGAGGCTTACGGCAAGGGCCGCGCCAGCTACTACGGCGCCCGCTTTGCCGGCAACCCGACCGCCAGCGGCGAGATCTTCGACCCCGAGGCGATGACCGCCGCGCACCGCACCTTGCCCTTCGGCACGCAGGTGCAGGTCACCAACCCGGCCAACGGCGAGAGCGTCGTCGTCACCATCAACGACCGCGGCCCGTTCCACGGCAACCGCGTGATCGACCTCAGCAAGGCCGCCGCTCGCGAACTCGGCCTGATCCGCCGCGGCTCGGGCGTCGTCGAGCTGGCCCTTCTCGCCGACAACTGA
- a CDS encoding argininosuccinate synthase, whose protein sequence is MSDSIKKVVLAYSGGLDTSVILKWLQVTYNCEVVTFTADLGQGEELEPAREKAKLMGLPDANIYIDDLREEFVRDFVFPMMRANARYEGDYLLGTSIARPLISKRLIEIARETGADAIAHGATGKGNDQVRFELSAYALDPSIKVIAPWREWDLNSRTALIAWAEQHQIPVPKDKRGESPFSTDANLLHTSSEGKVLEDPWEETPDYVYSRTDNPEDAPDVPEYITIDFEKGDGVALNGEAMSPATLLTALNDLGRKHGIGRLDLVENRFVGMKSRGMYETPGGEIYARAHRGIEQITLDRGAAHLKDELMPKYAELIYNGFWFAPEREMLQAAIDHSQARVNGTVRLKLYKGLAQVVGRKSPDSLYSERHVTFEDDAGAYDQKDAAGFIKLNALRLRLLAQQGK, encoded by the coding sequence ATGTCCGACAGCATCAAGAAGGTCGTCCTCGCCTACTCCGGCGGTCTCGACACCAGCGTCATCCTCAAGTGGCTTCAGGTCACCTACAACTGTGAGGTTGTCACCTTCACCGCCGATCTCGGCCAGGGCGAAGAGCTCGAGCCGGCCCGCGAGAAGGCCAAGCTCATGGGCCTGCCCGACGCGAACATCTACATCGACGACCTGCGCGAGGAATTCGTGCGCGACTTCGTCTTCCCGATGATGCGCGCCAATGCCCGCTATGAGGGCGACTACCTGCTCGGCACCTCGATCGCGCGCCCGCTCATCTCCAAGCGCCTGATAGAGATCGCCCGCGAGACCGGCGCCGACGCCATCGCGCACGGCGCGACCGGCAAGGGCAACGACCAGGTCCGCTTCGAGCTCTCGGCCTATGCCCTCGATCCCTCGATCAAGGTCATCGCCCCCTGGCGCGAGTGGGACCTCAACTCGCGCACCGCGCTCATCGCCTGGGCCGAACAGCACCAGATTCCCGTCCCCAAGGACAAGCGCGGCGAAAGCCCGTTCTCGACCGACGCGAACCTCCTGCACACCTCGTCGGAAGGCAAGGTCCTTGAGGATCCCTGGGAAGAGACCCCCGACTACGTCTATTCGCGCACGGACAACCCCGAGGATGCGCCCGATGTGCCCGAGTACATCACCATCGACTTCGAGAAGGGTGACGGCGTTGCCCTGAACGGCGAAGCGATGAGCCCCGCCACGCTGCTCACCGCGCTCAACGACCTTGGCCGCAAGCACGGCATCGGCCGTCTCGACCTCGTCGAGAACCGTTTCGTCGGCATGAAGTCGCGCGGCATGTACGAGACCCCGGGCGGCGAGATCTACGCCCGTGCGCACCGTGGCATCGAGCAGATCACGCTGGACCGCGGCGCGGCCCACCTCAAGGACGAGCTCATGCCCAAGTATGCAGAGCTCATCTACAACGGCTTCTGGTTCGCGCCCGAGCGCGAGATGCTGCAGGCCGCGATCGATCACTCGCAGGCCCGCGTCAACGGCACCGTGCGCCTCAAGCTCTACAAGGGCCTCGCGCAGGTCGTCGGTCGCAAGTCGCCCGACTCGCTCTACTCCGAGCGTCACGTCACCTTCGAGGACGATGCCGGCGCGTACGACCAGAAGGACGCCGCGGGCTTCATCAAGCTCAACGCGCTGCGCCTGCGCCTGCTCGCCCAGCAGGGCAAGTAA
- a CDS encoding SAM-dependent methyltransferase, translated as MALLDKFLERGVRKGTLEVHRPDGSSKRFGTPSPGYPDVSIRLRDKSAERRILTDPRIGAAEAFMDNQLVLEQGDIMELVQLLRANAPWDRGGEVKEKSAFKTATGKLVTLVDGINRAASAKKNIAHHYDIGNALYKLFLDTNHMQYSCAYWPEDGMTLEQAQTAKLAHIAAKLAIEPGQRVLDIGCGWGGMAIYLAQNYDIKVVGITLSEEQLALARERTKEAGVDDRVTYELVDYRELPKRGEKFDRIVSVGMFEHVGQAQFNQFFKSTAELLTDEGVMLLHTIGRMGGPGTTDAFTRKYIFPGGYIPALSETVASSEKFRMIATDVENLRLHYAFTLREWYKRCVENKDAIIALMDKRFYRMWIFYLAGATAAFESGSMCNYQIQYTRLRRTLPITRDYMTAAETALRRR; from the coding sequence ATGGCCTTACTCGACAAATTTCTCGAACGCGGCGTGCGAAAAGGCACTCTCGAGGTGCATCGCCCCGACGGTAGCAGCAAGCGTTTCGGAACACCGTCCCCCGGTTACCCGGACGTAAGTATCCGCCTCAGGGACAAGTCTGCCGAGCGCCGCATCCTGACCGATCCTCGGATCGGCGCCGCCGAGGCCTTCATGGATAACCAGTTGGTCCTCGAGCAGGGCGACATCATGGAATTGGTACAGCTCCTGCGTGCAAACGCACCATGGGACCGTGGCGGCGAGGTCAAGGAGAAGTCCGCTTTCAAGACCGCAACCGGCAAGCTGGTCACCCTCGTTGACGGGATAAACAGAGCTGCAAGCGCGAAGAAGAACATCGCTCACCACTACGACATCGGCAATGCGCTCTATAAGCTGTTCCTAGATACCAACCACATGCAATATTCCTGCGCATACTGGCCTGAGGACGGGATGACGTTGGAACAGGCGCAGACGGCCAAGCTCGCCCATATCGCCGCCAAGCTTGCCATTGAGCCTGGACAACGCGTGCTTGACATCGGCTGCGGCTGGGGTGGCATGGCGATCTATCTGGCGCAAAACTACGACATCAAGGTCGTTGGTATTACACTGAGCGAGGAACAGCTCGCACTTGCCCGCGAGCGCACCAAGGAGGCTGGCGTAGACGACCGGGTCACCTACGAGCTGGTCGATTACCGCGAACTGCCCAAACGTGGCGAAAAGTTCGATCGCATCGTTTCGGTCGGCATGTTCGAGCATGTCGGCCAGGCCCAGTTCAATCAGTTCTTCAAGTCCACAGCCGAACTGCTCACGGACGAAGGTGTCATGTTGCTGCACACCATTGGCCGCATGGGCGGACCGGGCACGACAGATGCCTTCACCCGCAAGTACATCTTCCCGGGTGGTTACATCCCCGCACTCAGCGAAACCGTCGCCTCGAGCGAGAAATTCCGCATGATCGCAACCGACGTCGAGAATCTTCGCCTGCACTACGCCTTCACCTTGCGTGAATGGTACAAGCGTTGCGTCGAGAACAAGGATGCGATCATCGCGCTGATGGACAAGCGCTTCTACCGCATGTGGATTTTCTATCTGGCAGGGGCCACTGCAGCGTTCGAGAGTGGATCGATGTGCAATTACCAGATCCAGTACACCCGTCTGCGCCGCACGCTTCCGATTACCCGAGACTACATGACTGCAGCTGAAACGGCACTTCGCCGCCGCTGA
- a CDS encoding SDR family oxidoreductase — protein sequence MSPRPAMLVTGGAKRIGAAIAQAFGNAGWHVVIHYGRSRDQAEALCSQLPNAETFSCELNDWNDGPAMIRSLAARLPDWRVLVNCAGVFDLDSAEAIDPSTFATAMQVNAATPALLGQTFLAHARAKTGRRLIHVTDQKLVNPNPDFFSYTMSKHALSATIPMLSMARATSADRIYGIAPGAILASHDQSEAETELSHRMNLLARKTDPDEIAKTALFMADGVLASGETVYVDSGQHLVPQERDVLFLARE from the coding sequence ATGAGCCCACGCCCCGCGATGCTTGTGACTGGCGGTGCCAAACGCATCGGGGCAGCCATTGCCCAAGCCTTCGGCAATGCTGGCTGGCACGTCGTAATCCACTACGGAAGGTCACGCGATCAGGCTGAAGCCTTGTGCTCACAGCTGCCCAACGCAGAGACCTTCTCCTGCGAGCTGAATGACTGGAACGATGGTCCCGCAATGATCCGCAGCCTCGCTGCGCGTCTGCCAGACTGGCGAGTCTTGGTGAATTGCGCCGGTGTTTTCGATCTTGACAGTGCTGAAGCGATCGATCCGTCGACCTTTGCCACGGCCATGCAGGTGAACGCGGCCACGCCAGCCTTGCTTGGACAAACTTTTCTTGCCCACGCCCGCGCCAAGACCGGACGCCGCCTGATCCACGTTACCGACCAAAAGCTGGTCAATCCCAATCCGGACTTCTTCTCCTACACGATGAGCAAACACGCGCTATCGGCAACCATTCCGATGCTGTCCATGGCGCGGGCGACTTCTGCCGATCGCATCTACGGCATCGCGCCCGGCGCGATACTCGCCAGCCACGATCAATCCGAAGCCGAAACAGAGCTATCACATCGCATGAACCTGCTGGCGCGCAAAACCGATCCCGACGAAATTGCGAAGACGGCGCTGTTTATGGCGGACGGCGTCCTTGCGAGCGGCGAAACTGTCTACGTTGATTCAGGCCAGCATCTCGTTCCGCAAGAACGCGACGTTCTCTTCCTTGCACGCGAATGA
- a CDS encoding glycine zipper 2TM domain-containing protein codes for MKRTLAALALVLAGAQFAASEVMADPPRHAPAHGRRAKDRHNDHHARYDSRGRYREPRRITRNSHVWRGRDGRYYCKRDNGTTGLLIGAGVGALAGHELAGNGNRTIGALLGGALGGVLGREIDRGDIKCR; via the coding sequence ATGAAACGGACCTTGGCGGCGCTTGCCTTGGTACTTGCAGGGGCTCAATTTGCGGCCAGTGAAGTCATGGCCGATCCGCCCCGTCACGCGCCGGCCCATGGACGCCGCGCCAAAGACCGCCACAACGACCACCACGCGCGATACGATTCGCGCGGACGCTACCGTGAGCCGCGCCGCATCACGCGCAACTCGCACGTTTGGCGCGGGCGCGACGGACGCTATTACTGCAAGCGGGATAACGGCACCACAGGCCTGCTGATCGGCGCCGGCGTAGGTGCGCTTGCCGGACACGAGCTTGCTGGCAATGGCAATCGCACGATTGGAGCACTTTTGGGTGGTGCGCTGGGCGGCGTCCTCGGCCGCGAAATTGATCGCGGCGACATCAAATGCCGGTAA
- a CDS encoding PhzF family phenazine biosynthesis protein, whose product MYLDLVDVFATGSLTGNPLAVVRSGEALDGAAMQKLTRWLGFSETAFLLPPQDPAADYRVRIFYPAGELPFAGHPTLGSAHAWLGAGGVPRRQGRIMQECGIGLVEIRQEDGLLGFMAPPLRRSEALDAADLEEAVRLTGVEPAVVVAAVHADNGPGWKLLHLASAHDVLSAESAARGKVPTDVALLGPYLSGEGGQARWEVRAFFADANGRLCEDPVTGSLNAAVAQYLFAAGLEHDQYFAAQGRMVGASGMVCCSRDSQGQIWVKGLVRTVSSGGVLTLPGSVVCG is encoded by the coding sequence ATGTATCTCGATCTAGTCGATGTCTTCGCTACAGGTAGCTTGACCGGCAATCCGCTGGCCGTCGTTCGTTCCGGTGAGGCATTGGATGGAGCGGCGATGCAAAAGCTGACGCGCTGGTTGGGTTTCTCCGAGACGGCTTTTCTACTCCCACCGCAAGACCCTGCCGCAGACTATCGAGTGCGCATTTTCTACCCGGCGGGCGAACTTCCATTCGCGGGGCACCCGACTTTGGGCAGCGCTCATGCTTGGCTTGGCGCAGGCGGCGTGCCGAGGCGACAGGGGCGGATCATGCAGGAATGCGGGATCGGCCTTGTCGAGATCCGGCAAGAAGATGGTCTGCTTGGTTTTATGGCGCCGCCGCTGCGTCGGTCCGAGGCGCTCGATGCGGCGGACCTTGAAGAAGCCGTGCGCTTGACTGGTGTCGAGCCAGCGGTAGTGGTGGCGGCAGTCCATGCGGATAATGGTCCGGGCTGGAAGTTGCTTCACCTGGCATCCGCCCACGATGTCTTGTCAGCCGAGTCGGCAGCACGGGGGAAGGTTCCCACCGACGTCGCCTTGCTAGGACCTTACCTTTCCGGAGAAGGCGGGCAGGCTCGTTGGGAAGTTCGCGCATTCTTCGCTGATGCCAACGGCCGGCTATGTGAGGACCCGGTCACAGGCAGTCTCAATGCGGCTGTGGCTCAGTACCTGTTTGCAGCCGGGCTGGAGCATGATCAGTACTTTGCAGCTCAGGGGCGCATGGTCGGTGCAAGCGGTATGGTGTGCTGCTCGCGTGATAGCCAGGGGCAAATCTGGGTCAAGGGATTGGTTCGGACTGTGTCTTCAGGAGGCGTTCTCACACTGCCGGGCAGTGTCGTGTGCGGCTGA
- a CDS encoding GGDEF domain-containing response regulator, whose translation MDDSEPSPTLPDTTDDNKNGQINALIVDDDDVDREKLVRMLRTCPRDVNVVEAASQAEAMQIMQDEENHFDIVFLDFGLRDGDGRDLVPKIHEQVDPDCPIIAVTGHGSAQIAADSIKSGMTEFLTKRFLCPEKVAASIEEGIAWRQYRQDVRRAEEELTHRSLHDPLTDLPNRTLFFDRLAQSCARAKRSGDCFAVLMIDLDRFKEINDSLGHAAGDVVLQTVARRLRTHLREVDTVSRLGGDEFALLLQNIATVDAAMAMGDKIVQLIEQPVIHDNRVLYVGGSLGMALCPQQGFVPAALLSAADNAMYEAKAGLEKVRLAPADRSEKLNAQDRKGMLQNLEDAIARRTVSWYWQPKIDLRDGTVIGFEALVRWDPPNMTKVPAEQLIRTVEQSPLIEPFTTLCLDTVLGQFASVQELWPGTSISINVSVRMLERPGFVDNVLAMITHHGVTPERVILELTETALIAHPAQARRVVERLHRGGVRMSIDDFGAGFTSFGYLREFAIDEIKIDRSFVSRCTESRFDQSLVHSLVVLCDSLDIALIAEGIETDAVRDLLVSLGCHAGQGYGISHPLSFLELRRWMNEWRHTSITGGDSTTSRDSHQRH comes from the coding sequence ATGGATGATAGCGAACCCTCCCCTACACTTCCGGACACTACGGATGACAATAAAAACGGGCAAATCAACGCCCTTATTGTTGATGATGATGATGTCGATCGCGAAAAGCTTGTTCGCATGCTACGCACCTGCCCGCGCGACGTGAATGTCGTTGAGGCTGCCTCACAAGCCGAAGCGATGCAGATCATGCAGGATGAGGAAAATCATTTCGACATCGTCTTTCTCGACTTTGGCCTGCGTGACGGCGACGGGCGAGATCTAGTTCCAAAGATACACGAACAGGTCGATCCTGACTGCCCAATCATTGCCGTCACTGGCCATGGCAGTGCGCAGATCGCGGCGGACTCCATCAAGTCTGGCATGACCGAATTCCTAACGAAGCGGTTCCTCTGCCCGGAAAAGGTTGCTGCGTCTATCGAGGAAGGCATTGCCTGGCGACAGTATAGGCAGGACGTTCGCCGCGCCGAGGAGGAACTTACCCACCGCAGCCTGCACGATCCGCTGACAGACCTGCCGAACCGCACCTTGTTCTTCGATCGCCTCGCGCAATCATGCGCCCGAGCCAAGCGCAGTGGAGACTGTTTCGCTGTTCTGATGATCGACCTCGATCGGTTCAAGGAGATCAACGATAGCCTTGGCCATGCAGCGGGAGATGTCGTGCTGCAAACCGTGGCGCGGCGCCTGCGTACGCACTTACGCGAAGTCGACACAGTGTCACGCCTGGGCGGCGACGAGTTCGCTTTGCTGCTGCAGAATATCGCGACGGTCGATGCCGCAATGGCAATGGGCGACAAGATCGTACAACTGATCGAACAGCCGGTAATCCACGATAACCGCGTCCTCTATGTCGGAGGCTCTTTAGGTATGGCCTTATGCCCCCAACAGGGCTTCGTGCCTGCAGCCCTACTATCGGCCGCCGACAACGCAATGTACGAGGCCAAGGCTGGCCTTGAGAAAGTAAGGCTCGCCCCTGCGGACCGTTCTGAAAAGCTCAATGCCCAAGACCGCAAGGGCATGTTGCAGAACCTCGAAGACGCAATCGCACGGCGTACAGTATCCTGGTACTGGCAGCCCAAGATCGACTTACGTGATGGCACGGTGATCGGCTTCGAAGCACTCGTGCGCTGGGACCCGCCGAACATGACGAAGGTCCCTGCCGAACAGCTTATCCGTACCGTCGAACAGTCCCCATTGATCGAGCCCTTCACCACCTTGTGTCTGGACACAGTCCTCGGCCAGTTTGCATCTGTCCAGGAGCTCTGGCCAGGCACTTCCATCTCGATCAACGTTTCTGTGCGCATGCTCGAACGCCCGGGCTTTGTCGACAACGTCCTTGCTATGATTACCCACCACGGAGTGACGCCAGAGCGTGTCATTCTGGAGCTTACCGAAACAGCTCTGATAGCCCACCCGGCACAAGCACGCCGTGTGGTCGAACGCCTCCATCGGGGCGGGGTACGCATGTCGATCGATGACTTCGGCGCCGGATTCACGTCCTTCGGCTACTTGCGAGAATTCGCAATCGATGAAATCAAGATCGACCGCTCTTTCGTATCGCGCTGCACCGAGAGCCGCTTCGACCAGTCGCTCGTGCATTCACTTGTAGTCCTATGCGACAGCCTCGACATCGCCCTGATTGCTGAAGGCATCGAAACAGATGCCGTTCGCGATTTGCTGGTGAGTCTCGGATGCCATGCGGGTCAGGGTTATGGTATCAGCCACCCCTTGTCATTTCTGGAATTGCGGCGTTGGATGAATGAATGGCGCCATACATCGATCACAGGCGGCGATAGCACCACCTCGCGCGACAGTCATCAACGACACTGA
- a CDS encoding response regulator, translating into MMLECLSQEDVCSVLVIDDDDVAIEGVQRSFQRHKVPCTTITASDGREALEILRGTHPEKRIKQPYIVLLDLNMPGMDGFQFLHALRRDSELKRTVVFVLSTSARDQDKARAYNEQVAGYMVKSAVGPQFAKLAKFIEKYTETQKLP; encoded by the coding sequence ATGATGCTTGAATGCCTAAGCCAGGAGGACGTTTGCAGCGTCCTGGTTATCGATGATGACGATGTCGCCATCGAGGGCGTGCAGCGATCATTCCAGCGTCACAAGGTGCCATGCACGACGATCACCGCGAGTGACGGTCGTGAAGCACTTGAGATCCTCCGCGGGACGCATCCCGAAAAGCGCATCAAGCAACCCTACATCGTGCTGCTTGATCTCAACATGCCGGGCATGGATGGCTTCCAGTTCCTGCACGCGTTGCGCCGCGACTCGGAACTGAAGCGGACAGTAGTTTTCGTTCTGAGCACATCGGCACGAGACCAAGACAAGGCGCGCGCATACAATGAACAGGTCGCTGGCTACATGGTAAAATCCGCAGTCGGACCACAGTTCGCGAAACTTGCTAAATTCATAGAGAAATATACCGAGACCCAGAAACTTCCTTGA
- a CDS encoding sensor histidine kinase, whose translation MSIVTVRQNPIHSALLHAPIGAIIIDQAGVIVWANAMSAGLLGEAETTSLRHCVVYVWLGEKDAETLRQMIDIHFRTPIEARIGWSRRFDLLASEGNAHEVELTLAPLTQDNSEHAMLYIRSLKRVVTAERRFAKIFETLPIGILIVDGQQRIVRVNKTLACEFGYMREELIGRKLDILLPKRYRDSHTSEVANYTREPSSRMMGSGRDLTGLHRSGQEFPIEIALTRHENASQPLYMAIVSNISYRKRAEVATQQTNAQLEEFTYVASHDLRSPLRGIADLVGWIREDIDETTLSSEVLHNFERIAVRIQRAEQMIDDLLKYARVGVRDPHMEIIEPRTLIEDALALCTIPDSFHVEVNVEAGALRAPPAPLATSLRNLVSNAIKHHGDTKGVISIRVVEDGRFTVFTVEDDGQGIPEGTEERIFKLFHRGSTKADGDGVGLAFTRRMINAHGGMINVTSPGTLGGARFDIYWPRILLKEFDDA comes from the coding sequence GTGAGCATTGTCACGGTTCGCCAGAACCCGATTCACTCAGCCCTCTTGCACGCGCCGATCGGCGCCATCATAATCGATCAAGCAGGCGTGATTGTCTGGGCCAACGCGATGTCAGCGGGACTGCTTGGCGAGGCCGAAACCACCAGCCTGAGACATTGCGTCGTCTACGTCTGGCTTGGCGAGAAGGACGCCGAGACCTTGCGTCAGATGATAGACATTCATTTCCGCACGCCGATTGAAGCGCGCATTGGCTGGAGCCGCCGCTTCGACCTGCTCGCCAGCGAGGGCAATGCCCACGAAGTCGAACTGACCCTTGCCCCGCTAACGCAGGACAATAGTGAGCATGCGATGCTGTATATCCGCAGCCTCAAGCGAGTGGTAACCGCCGAGAGACGTTTCGCCAAGATCTTCGAGACGCTACCAATCGGAATTCTGATTGTGGACGGCCAGCAGCGAATCGTCAGGGTGAATAAGACCTTGGCCTGCGAATTCGGCTATATGCGCGAAGAACTGATCGGGCGGAAGCTCGATATCCTGCTACCAAAGCGGTACCGCGATAGCCATACAAGCGAGGTTGCCAACTATACCCGCGAGCCAAGTTCCCGCATGATGGGCTCCGGCAGAGACTTGACCGGGCTCCACCGCTCAGGGCAAGAATTCCCAATCGAGATCGCGCTGACCCGGCATGAGAATGCAAGCCAACCGCTCTATATGGCGATCGTCTCAAACATATCCTATCGCAAGCGCGCCGAAGTCGCGACCCAGCAGACCAATGCCCAACTAGAAGAATTTACTTACGTTGCGAGCCATGATCTGCGCTCACCGCTGCGTGGAATTGCCGATTTGGTGGGCTGGATACGGGAAGATATCGACGAGACTACGCTATCCTCAGAAGTACTGCACAACTTCGAGCGGATCGCGGTGCGCATCCAGCGAGCGGAACAAATGATTGACGACCTGCTTAAATATGCGCGGGTTGGCGTTCGCGATCCCCACATGGAAATCATCGAACCACGCACCCTGATCGAGGACGCCCTGGCGCTATGCACTATTCCCGACAGCTTCCATGTCGAAGTCAATGTCGAGGCCGGGGCACTGCGCGCGCCGCCTGCCCCGCTGGCAACCTCACTGCGCAATCTCGTGAGCAACGCAATAAAGCACCACGGCGACACCAAGGGCGTCATTTCAATCCGAGTCGTCGAGGACGGCCGGTTCACCGTTTTCACCGTCGAGGACGATGGCCAAGGCATTCCCGAAGGAACCGAAGAGCGGATCTTCAAGCTGTTCCATCGCGGCTCCACCAAAGCCGATGGGGATGGCGTTGGCCTCGCCTTTACCCGACGTATGATCAACGCCCACGGAGGCATGATCAACGTGACGTCGCCCGGAACGCTCGGCGGCGCGCGTTTCGACATCTACTGGCCGAGGATCCTATTGAAAGAGTTTGATGATGCTTGA